In Lolium rigidum isolate FL_2022 chromosome 7, APGP_CSIRO_Lrig_0.1, whole genome shotgun sequence, the DNA window GTCGCGGCGTCGTCATCGGGAGCAGGCCGGGGACccggcgcgaggaggaggaggtcgggcacgacggcggcggcagccagGCTGCAAGGCCGGAGAACCTCGAGGAGAAGGTGAAGAAATTCTGAAACCCTTACTTAATCAACCATATCGTACAACTAGCTAAGCTAGTACTAGCTCTTACTATAACATGCACTTCAATATGCATGCGAGTTAACAAATTATCTTGCAAATTGGGCTAGCCTAGTGGGGGAACTTTACGCGCCAATGATCAGCGGAAGAAAAGTAGCCCTTCTCCTCTTGTGATAAAAAAGAGGAAAAGTACATGCATGCATCTAAGATCACTAGGGTCTTTGGGCATGGAAAGATGCATGCATGGGCATATCAAATCACACGTAGTTGTTCCTACTAATTCTGTCTGCTGAATATGTATGGCAGGACGAAGAGCCCTTTCATCAAGATGGTCACGACTACAACGCTCAACGATGACAATTCATGGAGGAAGTATGGGCAGAAAAATATACATGCCTCTACTAACCCGAGGTACACATATTAGTTGCATATGTACATGTAGATACATATACTGATGAACTACTCATATTTGTGTCTGTTCTGTTGTGCTGCCACTTGattcgcaaaaaaataaaattatgaagTGAGATCTCGCCGCATGCAGTTCCGAGAAAGAAACAACACAATTTCAACATGCCGACTTGTGAAGTTGAATCGTTCATCCAAGCTAGCCAAGACACTTGCCAACTTGTTGATTATACCCTAGCAAGTTGAGCTTCTCAATTTCATTTTCTTTATGAAGTTGAGCTTTTTGATTGATCACTCCTTGATCAAATGCATATAGCACTAGTTGCATAAGTAGTGTATGCTCTAGATAGCTAGCTAGTAGACTCGTACGTACCTCACATAGGTAGGAAAAAGTTGCAGTGAGTACTAATTTGCACACATGTGTATCCAGGAGCTACTACAGGTGCACGCATAAGCCAGATCAAGGATGCATGGCCACGAGGCAGGTCCAGAAGTCGGAGTCCAACCCATCGGAGCTCGAAATCAGCTACTACGGTCAGCACACCTGCAGGGACCCCTCCACGTTTCCATCATTCATCGTCCAAGGCGCCGCTGCGCCGACGGATGGTGCGCAACTCATCAGCTTCGCACCCAATAATGGCGCCGCCGCAAGCACCAGCACGGGCGCCTTATCACATCGTCTCCTGAAAGAGACGATGGATCATCGGGTGCTCTTCTCCCACTTCTCCAGCTACAGCTCCTCGCAGACTCAGGAGGGGTGTGCCCCCAGCAGTTCGCCGTCACCGGCTTGCCAAGAAAAGTTCATGCAGTATGCCGGCGGGCAGCTCGCCGACGTTCTGGGGCGGACGACGTCCGCGTTGACCGTTGGATCAGCACCGACGGAGTACTGGCCGGTTGTGGGGGACGCCGGCGTCGACATGGATGCTGCCGCAGGCATGGTGGACAGCTTCCCTTCCTCGCCAAGCAGCCTGGGGTTCATGTCAGGCTCGCTCGGATCGTTCGGCAATAACCTTGGTGACGACGACCTGTTTGACTTCGATTCCTGACGATGGAAGatgcatccatgcatgcatgcttaaCACGCTTGCAATTTGCATGCATGGTATAATAGTAGCTCATTTTACTGGGCATGTAAAGATTTGGACATGTATACGTATGTATAGCTAGCCAATAACGGTAGCTAGCTACATAATGTGTATTGTATTGACATGTAACCTCCGTTAGTTTGCATGTGTCAAAAATGGAAATATGTACACATGACCTTAAATTGTGGGTTTGTAAATTAATGCTTATATCTATATGTATATGATCGTGGAAATATGTTCAAAACAAAAGTATTTGGATATTGTTGATAAAACCTCGGCAAAATTTGTTTCAACTTTTAAGGAACCTTGAGAAACAAGGAGCTGGGAGTGCAATTCTATTAAGAGAATGCccttgcttataggaaataatggaccatagagaaaaaaaaagttcgGCTAATCCTACTAGGAAACACAtgagtttttcagggaaattgagtatacacatgttggaaatttTCAAACAGGTCTAACCTCCTGCTACAAATTATCCTACGCATCTTTGTAGAAAAACAATCCATAAGAATTTTGGAGGAATCATTCCTTTGAACCAAAGGGACTATAGGAAATTTTCCTATAAAGTGGAATATTACGGAACTCCTTTGAACCAAAGAGGCCCCTAAGGTTCCCACCCCAAGTTTTGGCCGGATAAAATTTTGAAGTCCAACGCATTGTGCTTCACGGCAGCATATTGAATGTGACGACGTCTGCTTGCTTTCTTGATGCTGAAATTGTGTCCCACCTCTCAAAGGACTACCCCTTTCACGATCGCCACTTAGCACCTAGTAAACCTGATGcaggcactggtggaaaaacaggcttccgggaagccccataagtcgcgaaggtaaaggaaccgcgactaatggggtctttagtcgcggttcgtgtggcgaaccgcgaccaaaggcctgggcccagggcgcacggtggccagctggtgcacgtggggggctttagtcgcggttggccagcccaaccgcgactaaaggtgccgaaggcctttagtcgcggttggccgggccagccgggactaaagcccctcccctatatatacccatccagcagccaacacttagccattttggagccattctcttcacaagtgagtgttaggtttgcttttggttcctcttatgcacataaggtgtttgatgaaatgccccaagagcatgaaacaaacatgatatgaagtgttggagtcacacttgagctttctcatttaatttttcctcctcgatcgcggttagcaacttgaacctttgatatgtgtcattgataaaatatgcatgtgtgtgtagttcattaattgtttaatttatattgtttgtagctagttagtttaacaaatgcatgatggttaattatatattttatattataataatgcgagatgaatcggcaatggatgtacggtaaccgactctccggcgagttcggtacgggtttgaaagatttcctcgtagtggctaatgcgaacaagcagggggttttgttatctgtccatgtgttaagtgtaagaatcggaagggttactcttcctcaagagatgttcacatgcacctgcttcggcacggtttcatgccaagctataattgttggaccaagcatggagaaagaggggttataatggaagaagatgaagaaggggatgatttcaatgatgaaagctatctttctcatttcggtgatactttcatggaggatgctgaaggtgaaggggaaggtgaagaagaggcacgtgatgatcccgttgatgatcttggtcggaccattgctgatgcacggagacgctgcgaaactgaaaagggagggagaatttggatcgcatgttagaggatcacgggaaggcgctgtaccccggatgcgatgatggtccgaaaaagctgggctgcacacttggatttgctgagatggaaggcacgagcaggtgtagctgactcggcatttgaaaacttgctgaaaatgttgaagaatatgtttccaaagaataacgagctgcccgccactacgtacgaagcaaagaaggttgtctcgccctctaggtttagaggttacgaagatacatgcatgcatcaacgatcgcatcctctaccgcggtgaatacgagaatttgaatgaatgcccggtatgcaccttgcattgcgttataagatcgaggcgatgaccccggtgacgatgttgagggccgaaacccggggaagagggttcccgccaaggtgatgtggtatgctcctataataccacggttgaaacgtccgttcgggaacaaagagcatgccaagttgttgcgatggcacaaagaggaccgtaagtcggacggggagttgagacaccccgcggatggaacgcaatggagaaagatcgacagagagttcaaagattttgcagctgacgcaaggaacataagatttggtctaagtacggatggcatgaatccttttggcgagcagagctccagccatagcacctggcccgtgactctatgcatctacaaccttcctccttggttgtgcatgaagcggaagttcattatgatgccgagtgctcatccaaggtccgaagcaacccggcaacgacatcgatgtgtacctaaggccattagttgatgagcttttacagctgtggggcagacccggtgtccgtgtgtgggatgagcacaaagaagaggaatttgacctacgagcgttgcttttcgtaaccatcaacgattggcctgctcttagtaacctttcgggactgtcaaataagggatacaatgcatgcacgcactgcttacatgaggctgaaagtgtacatttgccaaattgtaagaagaacgtgtaccttgggcatcgtcgatttcttccgaaaggtcatccagtaagaaagaaaggcaagcattacaacggcaaggcagatcaccggccgaagcctcgcggaacacactcggtgctgaggtatttgatatggtcaagggtttgaaagtcatctttggaaagggtccggcggacaatcggttccgaagggagccgacgggcacgtagccatgtggaagaagaaatctatattcgggagctagaatattggaaagtcctagaagtccgctctgcaatcgacgtgatgcacgttacgaagaatatttgcgtgaacatcctaagcttcttgggcgtgtatgggaagtcaaatgatacaaaggaagcacggcaggaccagaaaagtttgaaagaccctgatgacctgcatccggaacggtttcaaggtcgtgccagctacgctctgaccaaagaagagaaggtcatcttttttgaatgcccgagcagtatgaaggtcccgtcgggattctcgtccaatataaagggaataataaacatggcggagaaaaagttccaaaacccgaagtctcacgaccgccacgtgattatgacgcaattgcttccgattgctttgaggggctcctgccggaaaatgttcgagtagccattgtgaagctatgtgcattcctcaatgcaatctctcggaaggtaatcaatccagaagttctaccacggttacggaacgatgtgatccaatgtcttgtcggtttcgagttggtgttcccgccatccttcttcaatattatgacgcacctcctggttcacctagtcgatgagatttccattctcggtcctgtatttctacacaatatgttccccttcgagaggttcatgggagtattaaagaaatatgttcgtaaccgtgctaggccgagaaggaagcatcgccaagggctatggaaatgaggaggtaattgagttttgtgttgactttgttcccgaccttaagccgattggtcttcctcaatcgcggcacgaggggagactaagtggaaaaggcacgatcggaaggaaatcaatgatatgtatggacggccattctctcgatcgaagcacaccacacagcttccgaccaattccagcttggttgctccgtactttgagaaacacaagaatattttacgctcggacaaccccgggaagcctcgaatcctggattaggaaggcccacatggagactttcggcggttggttgagaaaacatttaatgagtgacaataaggttgtagatcagctgtacatgttggccaagacaccatcttcgactataacgactttccaagggtacgagataaatgggaatacattttacacgatcgcccaagataaaaagagcaccaaccaaaacagtggtgtccgctttgatgcaagcaaccgagaatgggcaaaaggtcacatattatggttacatagaggagatatgggaacttgactatggaccctcctttagggtccctttgttccggtgcaaatggttcaagctaacaggaggtggggtaaaggtggaccagcaatacggaatgacaatggtggatttcaacaatcttggttaccttgacgaaccattcgtcctagcgaaagatgtcgctcaggttttctatgtgaaggacatgagtagcaaaccgaggaaacggaaagataagaaaacgatcagtacatcatgcgatgatccaaagcgccacattgttctttcagggaaaagaaacatcgtgggagtggaggacaagacagacatgtcagaagattataatatgtttgctgaaacatcgtgggagcggcgagggttatgtgtcctcggcaccgccaccgccctctcggtcaccgccacaccggtctctcggtcacgcggtcactgcgtccccctttcgccaccgccaccggtctctcggtcacgcggtcactgcgtccccctttcgccaccaccaccgttctctcggtcacgcggtcaccgcatgcgaggcgaggtcgatcgtccgcatatacacatctaatacacgcgtccccctctcgcctccctcgtcgccctctctctttatatgtagaagagatgtgataatgccggcatatacacaattaatttgttttgactacatgttttcgggaccgacatatggcggacgatagaggtgacccgattctggacaactatgatccggacgtcgaagaacatatcttcggcatcataaaaggcgatgttatatatgtgccgaccggagaagaagaagatgatatctcttcttatctcgaaccttgagggtgaagatgaagggcgccgtcaagcaagatgatgccgaagaaacgtcgataaacgacgatcttcgcttggaagtagcaaccacctccggcgccgaggtatatatatatacatattgagcgtccggtgatacaactaactgatttgaataaattaatgtgtgtgtactaacgcgcgcgactctctttcttattttagccctcggccggatcgtcgaaaaatcgagtacgtcgtcgtcaaagcgtggcgcaaccaagacgatgaaagcaggagaaacatgcaccatcgatgttgtcgacgaagaa includes these proteins:
- the LOC124679417 gene encoding transcription factor WRKY45-2-like produces the protein MTSCGGGGDDGGARPTPAVVYDDLVEVREHAAALQNMLQGSSSVAAADAGELVKEMMGRLSSAMSVLGTSGVAASSSGAGRGPGARRRRSGTTAAAARLQGRRTSRRRTKSPFIKMVTTTTLNDDNSWRKYGQKNIHASTNPRSYYRCTHKPDQGCMATRQVQKSESNPSELEISYYGQHTCRDPSTFPSFIVQGAAAPTDGAQLISFAPNNGAAASTSTGALSHRLLKETMDHRVLFSHFSSYSSSQTQEGCAPSSSPSPACQEKFMQYAGGQLADVLGRTTSALTVGSAPTEYWPVVGDAGVDMDAAAGMVDSFPSSPSSLGFMSGSLGSFGNNLGDDDLFDFDS